The following are encoded in a window of Flavobacterium sp. WC2421 genomic DNA:
- a CDS encoding DUF417 family protein has product MNMLITLAKLQSQFFNLMRIAIFIVMVWIGGLKAFQYEADGIVPFVANSPLMSFFYGNPNEYKDHKNKEGEIVEKNIKWNTQNGTYSFSYMLGGIIVIIGSLTLFGIFNNHLGLIGGLLTAGMALVTLSFLITTPETWVPNLGGDMPTPQYGFPYLSAAGRLVIKDIIMMAGGLIVASDCAKKLLKD; this is encoded by the coding sequence ATGAACATGTTAATAACCTTAGCAAAATTACAAAGTCAATTTTTTAATTTAATGAGAATAGCTATTTTTATAGTAATGGTATGGATTGGAGGACTTAAAGCTTTTCAATATGAAGCAGATGGAATTGTGCCTTTTGTTGCCAATAGCCCTTTGATGAGTTTCTTTTACGGTAATCCAAATGAATATAAAGACCACAAAAATAAAGAGGGAGAAATTGTTGAAAAGAATATTAAATGGAACACTCAAAATGGAACCTATAGCTTTTCATATATGTTGGGCGGCATAATTGTTATTATTGGTTCGCTAACTTTATTTGGTATTTTCAATAATCACTTAGGGCTTATTGGTGGATTACTCACTGCCGGTATGGCATTAGTTACGCTTTCTTTCTTAATTACTACTCCAGAAACCTGGGTGCCTAACTTAGGTGGCGATATGCCAACACCTCAATATGGCTTTCCTTATCTTTCAGCTGCGGGCCGATTGGTTATAAAAGACATTATTATGATGGCAGGAGGTTTAATTGTAGCTTCTGATTGTGCTAAAAAACTTTTGAAGGATTAA
- a CDS encoding HU family DNA-binding protein: MNKSELIDAIAADAGITKAAAKLALESFLGNVGGTLKKGGRVSLVGFGSWSVSARAARDGRNPQTGKTIQIAAKNVVKFKAGAELEGAVN, translated from the coding sequence ATGAACAAATCAGAATTAATCGATGCTATCGCTGCAGATGCAGGAATTACAAAAGCAGCTGCAAAATTAGCTTTAGAGTCATTTTTAGGAAACGTAGGTGGTACTTTGAAAAAAGGTGGTAGAGTATCTCTAGTAGGTTTTGGATCATGGTCAGTTTCAGCAAGAGCTGCAAGAGACGGTAGAAATCCTCAAACAGGAAAAACGATTCAAATCGCTGCTAAGAATGTTGTAAAATTCAAAGCTGGTGCTGAATTAGAAGGTGCAGTAAACTAA
- a CDS encoding helix-turn-helix domain-containing protein, producing MELKDTQINQKGCTVQECNTDYINQCGGSPLYSIYLFEGTGKISVDLVEYSFEGKIVLFTTPYQIILFNTEHPIKTRRLQFHGDFYCIEYHKKEVACNGLLFNNIYQQAYINLELEDYIEMDYILEKLIIELEIINSYSIAVVRAYLQLILALSSKIKSKKVVISEEKNTFHPLMHFKVLLENNFHKERQPSFYAYQMGISPNTFSKICKQHFLKTPSTLIHQRVILESKKWIHLSYKSMKEIAAELNFDDENYFSRYFKKHTGITPTAFRENVGISIVADLSR from the coding sequence ATGGAGTTAAAAGATACACAAATCAATCAAAAAGGCTGTACAGTCCAAGAATGCAATACAGATTATATCAATCAGTGTGGGGGTTCTCCTTTGTATTCTATTTATCTTTTTGAAGGTACAGGCAAAATAAGTGTCGATTTAGTAGAATATTCTTTTGAAGGTAAAATTGTATTGTTTACAACTCCATATCAAATTATTCTTTTTAATACGGAACATCCAATTAAAACCAGAAGACTCCAATTTCATGGTGATTTTTATTGCATAGAATATCACAAAAAAGAAGTGGCTTGTAACGGTCTTTTATTTAACAACATATATCAACAAGCCTATATAAATCTTGAATTAGAAGATTATATTGAGATGGATTATATTCTAGAAAAACTAATTATTGAACTAGAAATCATTAACAGTTATTCTATTGCGGTAGTACGAGCTTATTTACAATTGATTCTAGCTTTATCTAGTAAAATTAAATCGAAAAAAGTAGTCATTTCTGAAGAAAAAAACACTTTTCATCCTTTAATGCATTTTAAAGTGCTACTTGAAAATAATTTTCATAAAGAAAGGCAACCTTCTTTTTATGCTTATCAAATGGGCATTTCGCCTAATACATTTTCAAAAATCTGTAAACAGCATTTCTTGAAAACACCCTCTACATTAATTCACCAAAGGGTTATACTTGAATCTAAAAAATGGATTCACCTTAGTTACAAAAGCATGAAAGAAATTGCTGCTGAATTAAACTTTGACGATGAAAATTACTTTAGTCGTTATTTTAAAAAACATACTGGAATTACCCCTACTGCATTTCGAGAGAATGTTGGGATATCCATCGTGGCAGATTTGTCTAGGTAA
- a CDS encoding TolC family protein yields the protein MIKNIKRSVVIGSLFTAFTSFSQETPKIGVPENFRNSTSIDTTNTADIKWKDFFAESDLVKLIDDALLKNNDLQIADKNMAIANLQFKQTKWGNIPELNAFATASSNRLSDNSLNGISTNQFLGKKHLEDYSAGLSLSWEADIWGKIKNQKKSALAAYMQTTEAKKALQTAIVASVSKGFYDLLMLDAQLEIAKKTLVLNDSTLFIVNLQYEAGQVNLFAKQQTEAQQLVAAQLIPQLEQNIQIQENALSVLSGTFPEAKDRQSKLETIVIKDNLSAGIPSQLLSKRPDVKSAEMGVKMANARVGVTKASLYPSLNITARTGVNSFEINNWFNIPASLFGSIAGGLTAPLLNSKKLRTQYEIAKVEREQSILQFKQTVLVAVGEVSNALTKIEKQAAQFEIAKLRTTTLQKAIINANMLFKNGMVTYLEVVIAQGNLLQAELELASIKKEQLSSNVELYRALGGGWR from the coding sequence ATGATAAAAAATATAAAAAGGAGTGTTGTAATAGGATCTCTTTTTACAGCCTTCACATCATTTTCTCAGGAAACTCCAAAAATTGGAGTTCCTGAAAATTTCAGAAATTCCACTTCGATAGATACCACAAATACGGCTGATATTAAATGGAAAGATTTTTTTGCAGAATCCGATTTAGTAAAGTTAATTGATGATGCATTATTGAAAAACAATGACTTGCAAATTGCAGATAAAAATATGGCTATTGCCAATTTACAATTCAAGCAAACTAAATGGGGAAATATTCCTGAGCTCAATGCTTTTGCAACAGCTTCTTCGAACAGATTATCAGATAATAGCTTAAATGGAATAAGTACAAATCAATTTCTGGGTAAAAAACATTTAGAAGACTATTCGGCAGGACTAAGTTTGTCATGGGAAGCAGATATTTGGGGTAAAATAAAAAACCAGAAAAAAAGTGCATTAGCTGCTTATATGCAAACAACAGAAGCCAAAAAAGCATTGCAAACAGCAATAGTTGCAAGTGTGTCAAAAGGGTTTTATGATTTGTTGATGCTAGATGCACAATTAGAAATTGCTAAGAAAACACTTGTATTGAATGACAGTACTCTTTTTATTGTAAATCTTCAATATGAAGCCGGACAGGTAAATTTATTTGCAAAACAACAAACAGAAGCACAACAACTTGTTGCAGCCCAATTGATTCCACAATTAGAGCAAAATATTCAAATTCAAGAGAATGCATTAAGTGTATTATCAGGGACTTTTCCAGAGGCTAAAGATAGACAGAGCAAGCTGGAAACTATAGTGATAAAAGACAATCTTTCTGCTGGAATTCCATCTCAGTTATTGAGTAAACGACCAGATGTAAAAAGTGCTGAAATGGGGGTAAAAATGGCCAATGCAAGAGTTGGTGTAACGAAGGCCAGTTTGTATCCTTCTTTGAATATTACGGCTAGAACTGGTGTAAATTCATTCGAAATAAACAATTGGTTTAATATTCCAGCTTCATTATTTGGTTCTATTGCGGGCGGATTGACAGCACCACTACTAAACAGCAAAAAATTAAGAACACAATATGAAATAGCTAAAGTAGAAAGAGAGCAATCAATATTACAGTTCAAACAAACTGTTTTAGTAGCTGTAGGTGAAGTTTCAAATGCATTGACTAAAATTGAAAAACAAGCAGCGCAATTTGAGATTGCAAAACTAAGAACAACAACACTTCAAAAAGCAATTATAAATGCAAACATGCTTTTTAAAAATGGTATGGTAACTTACCTGGAAGTAGTTATTGCGCAAGGCAATCTTTTGCAAGCAGAGCTAGAATTGGCTTCGATAAAAAAAGAGCAATTATCATCTAATGTTGAGTTATACCGTGCTTTAGGTGGCGGTTGGCGATAA
- a CDS encoding AAA family ATPase, whose translation MQKEIIVIIGGPGTGKSTLIEGLKAKGFCCYPEISREVTLEAKKQGIEQLFLEKPLLFSELLLEGRKKQFTNAQNEPHDIVFIDRGIPDVLAYMHYIGDSYPASFDAICREHVYSKIFILPPWEEIYISDEARYENYEQAKLIQDHLIETYQGYGYNLIEVPKETVDKRILFILDKISN comes from the coding sequence GTGCAAAAAGAAATCATAGTAATTATAGGTGGTCCAGGAACTGGGAAAAGTACGCTAATTGAAGGATTGAAAGCAAAAGGCTTTTGTTGCTATCCGGAAATTTCAAGGGAGGTTACTTTGGAGGCCAAAAAGCAAGGAATTGAACAATTATTTCTTGAAAAACCATTATTATTTAGTGAACTCCTTCTTGAAGGAAGAAAAAAGCAGTTCACAAACGCACAAAACGAACCACATGACATTGTTTTCATTGACCGTGGTATTCCTGATGTATTGGCTTATATGCACTATATTGGAGACAGTTACCCCGCATCTTTTGATGCAATCTGTAGAGAACATGTCTATTCAAAAATTTTCATTCTTCCGCCTTGGGAGGAGATTTACATAAGTGACGAAGCACGTTATGAAAACTACGAACAAGCAAAATTAATTCAGGATCATCTTATTGAAACATACCAAGGGTATGGTTACAATCTTATTGAAGTACCAAAGGAAACGGTAGATAAAAGAATTCTTTTTATATTAGACAAAATTTCTAATTAA
- a CDS encoding YqgE/AlgH family protein, whose amino-acid sequence MISEKLIKGQLLIAEPSIIGDLSFNRSVILLADHNKEGSVGFIINKPLKYTINDLIPEISAKFKIYNGGPVEQDNLYFIHNIPDLIPNSIEISNGIYWGGDFESTKDLINSGRINKGNIRFFLGYTGWDENQLESEMNSNSWIIAPNSYKNKIIGKSPTHFWKEQIMELGGEYLIWSNAPENPYLN is encoded by the coding sequence ATGATTTCAGAAAAATTAATAAAAGGGCAACTTCTTATTGCTGAGCCTTCTATAATTGGAGATTTATCATTTAATAGATCTGTGATTTTATTGGCTGATCATAATAAGGAAGGTTCAGTAGGATTTATCATCAATAAACCGCTGAAATACACAATCAACGACTTAATTCCAGAAATTAGTGCCAAATTCAAAATTTACAATGGAGGTCCAGTTGAACAAGACAATCTTTACTTCATTCACAACATTCCTGACTTAATTCCAAATAGCATTGAAATATCTAACGGAATATATTGGGGAGGCGATTTTGAATCAACAAAAGACCTTATTAATAGTGGCAGAATAAATAAAGGAAATATTCGATTCTTTTTAGGATATACAGGTTGGGATGAAAATCAATTAGAATCCGAAATGAATTCAAACTCTTGGATTATTGCACCTAATAGCTATAAAAATAAAATTATTGGTAAATCACCAACTCATTTTTGGAAAGAACAAATAATGGAATTAGGAGGCGAATACCTTATTTGGTCAAATGCGCCAGAAAATCCATACCTAAACTAA
- a CDS encoding RecQ family ATP-dependent DNA helicase, which translates to MSEALQILQKYWKHDRFRPLQQEIIDSVLSGQDTFALMPTGGGKSICFQIPAMVNKGICLVISPLIALMKDQVANLQKRDIKAIALTGGIKSNEMIDLLDNCQFGNYKFLYLSPERLQSDWILDRIKNLPINLIAIDEAHCVSQWGHDFRPAYLKISGLKDHFPNVPFLALTATATPKAKEDIITELGLHNPKLFQKSFARKNIAYMVFETDDKLFRIEQILKKNPQSSIIYVRNRKSCLEISTQLRYLGFKATFYHGGLSSKEKDKNMQLWMQDEVQVIVATNAFGMGIDKSNVKTVIHIQLPENLENYYQEAGRSGRNGDKAFAVLLTNPSDIAQTENQFINILPDKAFLNSIYIKLCNYFQIAYGEGINEQFSFNLNAFCLKYKFPVLKTYNAMQFLDRQGVITLSQEFSEKITLQFIIPSKEVIRYTSLNPHDEEILLAILRTYPGIYEMQTAFNLPLIAKKSNHPETQIYAVLQKLKEKGIIDYHSRNNDSTLIFNEIREDERTINRVAKYLENQNTLKKEQFKSVLKYIKEDKVCKSKLILNYFGEKTTEDCGICSYCITKKNKKTNTIPLSKEILLIITNEELNSREIQNRINNKSDDVIFAIQQLLENEKIILKPNNKYILKL; encoded by the coding sequence ATGTCTGAAGCATTACAAATTCTTCAAAAATATTGGAAGCATGATCGCTTTAGACCACTACAACAAGAAATAATAGATTCTGTTTTAAGTGGACAAGACACCTTTGCATTAATGCCCACTGGAGGAGGTAAATCAATTTGTTTTCAAATTCCCGCAATGGTCAATAAAGGAATTTGCCTTGTTATTTCTCCATTAATTGCATTAATGAAAGATCAAGTTGCCAACTTGCAAAAAAGAGATATTAAAGCAATAGCTCTCACTGGCGGCATAAAATCTAATGAAATGATTGACTTATTGGACAATTGCCAATTTGGAAATTATAAATTCCTCTACTTGTCACCTGAACGTTTACAGTCTGATTGGATCTTAGACAGAATAAAAAATCTTCCCATAAATTTAATAGCTATTGACGAAGCACATTGTGTTTCACAATGGGGACATGACTTTCGACCTGCATATTTAAAAATATCCGGATTAAAAGACCATTTCCCAAATGTTCCTTTTCTAGCCCTAACCGCTACGGCCACTCCCAAAGCAAAAGAGGATATCATAACCGAATTAGGACTGCATAATCCTAAATTATTTCAAAAATCTTTTGCTCGAAAAAATATCGCATATATGGTTTTTGAAACCGATGATAAGCTCTTTCGGATTGAACAAATATTAAAAAAAAATCCACAGTCCTCTATCATTTATGTTCGAAATAGAAAATCTTGTTTAGAAATTTCAACACAATTGCGTTATCTAGGATTTAAAGCCACATTCTACCATGGTGGACTTTCATCCAAAGAAAAAGATAAAAACATGCAGCTGTGGATGCAGGATGAAGTTCAGGTCATTGTAGCAACAAATGCCTTCGGGATGGGTATTGACAAATCCAATGTAAAAACAGTAATTCACATTCAACTACCCGAAAATTTAGAAAATTATTATCAGGAAGCTGGTCGCTCAGGAAGAAATGGCGATAAAGCGTTTGCCGTACTACTCACAAATCCATCTGATATAGCTCAAACCGAAAACCAATTTATAAACATATTACCCGACAAAGCTTTTTTAAATTCCATTTACATCAAACTTTGCAACTACTTTCAAATCGCTTATGGAGAAGGAATAAACGAGCAGTTCTCTTTTAATTTAAATGCTTTTTGTCTAAAATATAAGTTCCCTGTCCTAAAAACATATAATGCAATGCAGTTTTTAGACAGACAAGGTGTTATCACTTTATCACAAGAATTCTCAGAAAAAATCACATTACAGTTCATTATTCCTTCAAAAGAAGTAATTCGCTATACCAGTTTAAATCCACATGACGAAGAAATTCTTTTAGCAATATTAAGAACCTATCCTGGTATTTATGAGATGCAAACGGCATTTAACTTGCCATTAATTGCAAAAAAATCGAATCATCCTGAAACACAAATTTATGCTGTTTTACAAAAATTAAAAGAAAAAGGAATTATTGATTACCATTCCAGAAACAATGATTCCACTTTAATTTTTAATGAAATTCGGGAAGACGAAAGAACTATAAATAGAGTTGCTAAATATTTAGAAAATCAAAATACCTTAAAAAAAGAGCAATTTAAATCGGTTTTAAAATACATAAAAGAAGACAAAGTTTGCAAGAGCAAATTGATTTTAAATTATTTTGGAGAAAAAACCACAGAGGATTGCGGTATCTGTTCCTACTGTATTACCAAAAAAAATAAAAAAACGAATACAATACCTCTTTCTAAAGAGATTCTTTTGATAATAACTAATGAGGAATTAAATTCTAGAGAAATCCAAAATAGGATCAATAATAAATCAGACGATGTTATCTTTGCAATTCAGCAACTATTGGAAAACGAAAAAATAATATTAAAACCTAATAACAAATATATCTTAAAACTATAA
- the fmt gene encoding methionyl-tRNA formyltransferase: protein MEKLRIVFMGTPEFAVGILDTIIKNSYTVVGVITAADKPAGRGQKIKYSAVKEYALEHNLPLLQPTNLKDEGFLQELKNLNANLQIVVAFRMLPKVVWEMPILGTFNLHASLLPNYRGAAPINWAIINGEEKTGVTTFFIDDKIDTGAMIMSSETAIDPEENAGQLHDRLMHLGSDTVIKTLDLIENRKVTTTIQQESSDIKTAYKLNKENCKIDWTKSASEINNLIRGLSPYPAAWSFFSDKNEEWNVKIYEAKITTEDHSYEIGSLICTKKEMKIAVQKGFIQVMNLQFPGKKRMKTSELLNGITFSEQAKAY from the coding sequence ATGGAAAAATTACGAATTGTATTTATGGGAACTCCGGAATTTGCCGTTGGAATACTTGACACCATAATCAAAAATAGCTATACTGTTGTAGGAGTAATAACCGCAGCGGACAAACCTGCAGGTCGCGGACAAAAAATAAAATATTCAGCTGTAAAAGAATACGCTTTAGAACATAACCTTCCTTTATTACAACCTACAAATCTAAAAGATGAAGGATTTTTACAAGAGTTAAAAAATCTAAATGCAAATTTACAAATCGTCGTTGCCTTTAGAATGCTACCCAAAGTTGTTTGGGAAATGCCTATACTAGGCACTTTTAACTTACACGCTTCACTCCTACCAAATTATCGTGGCGCAGCTCCAATTAATTGGGCTATTATAAACGGAGAGGAGAAAACAGGTGTCACTACTTTTTTCATTGATGACAAAATAGACACTGGAGCAATGATTATGAGCTCTGAGACAGCTATTGATCCAGAGGAGAATGCTGGGCAACTGCACGATCGATTAATGCATTTAGGAAGTGATACGGTCATTAAAACTTTAGATTTAATTGAAAACAGGAAGGTAACCACCACCATTCAACAAGAATCATCTGATATAAAAACCGCTTACAAGCTAAATAAAGAAAATTGTAAAATTGATTGGACAAAATCAGCATCAGAAATCAATAATTTAATAAGAGGTTTAAGTCCTTATCCAGCTGCTTGGAGCTTCTTTTCGGATAAAAATGAAGAATGGAATGTCAAAATTTACGAAGCTAAAATAACTACTGAAGACCACTCTTATGAAATTGGAAGTCTAATATGTACCAAGAAAGAAATGAAAATTGCAGTTCAGAAAGGGTTTATCCAAGTTATGAATCTGCAGTTTCCAGGTAAAAAGAGAATGAAAACATCAGAATTATTGAATGGAATTACATTTTCAGAACAAGCAAAAGCCTATTAA
- a CDS encoding DUF4290 domain-containing protein, with the protein MNSKYQKENANDVVHHLEYNAERSHLIIPEYGRHLQKLIDQATAIVDVEERNKAAKYIIQVMGSLNPHLRDVLDFQHKLWDQLFIMSDFRLDVESPYPIPSREVLQLKPDVLKYPQNFPKYRYYGNNIKYMIDVANKWEDGDMKNALVKVIANHMKKSYLSWNKDTVKDDVIFEHLYELSDGKLNMLQSTEELLNTTDLLRTNKRISNKITPAGQPKIQSNKNAKTGKSKPYIKNNNNNQK; encoded by the coding sequence ATGAATTCAAAGTATCAAAAAGAAAATGCTAATGATGTTGTGCATCATTTAGAATATAATGCTGAAAGATCGCATTTGATTATTCCTGAATATGGACGTCATTTACAGAAACTAATTGATCAAGCTACAGCAATTGTTGATGTGGAAGAGCGCAATAAAGCAGCAAAGTATATTATTCAAGTAATGGGTAGTTTAAATCCTCATTTGCGTGATGTATTGGATTTTCAGCACAAATTATGGGATCAACTTTTTATTATGTCTGATTTTAGATTAGATGTTGAATCTCCTTACCCAATACCTTCGCGTGAAGTTTTGCAATTAAAACCGGATGTTTTAAAATACCCTCAAAATTTTCCAAAATACAGGTATTACGGTAACAATATTAAATATATGATTGATGTTGCCAATAAATGGGAAGATGGGGATATGAAAAATGCATTGGTAAAAGTCATTGCCAATCACATGAAAAAATCATATTTAAGTTGGAACAAAGATACCGTGAAAGACGATGTTATTTTTGAACATTTGTATGAGTTATCCGACGGTAAATTGAATATGCTTCAAAGTACGGAGGAACTTTTAAATACGACTGATTTATTAAGGACTAATAAGCGAATATCTAATAAAATTACTCCTGCTGGTCAACCAAAAATTCAAAGCAATAAAAATGCGAAAACAGGTAAATCAAAACCGTACATAAAAAATAATAATAACAATCAGAAATAA
- a CDS encoding START-like domain-containing protein: MDQKVRYEIEFPINSSPQLLYQYISTPSGLSEWFADNVNSRGEFFTFIWNDSEEKARLASKKSGEKVKFKWVDGNNKDTEYFFELHILVDELTKDVSLMVVDFADKDEVDEASLLWENQISDLKHLIGSV, from the coding sequence ATGGATCAAAAAGTACGTTACGAAATAGAGTTCCCAATCAATTCTTCGCCGCAATTGTTATATCAATATATCTCAACTCCATCTGGATTGTCAGAATGGTTTGCAGATAATGTAAATTCTCGTGGTGAATTTTTTACTTTCATTTGGAATGATTCAGAAGAGAAAGCGAGGCTTGCCTCTAAAAAATCCGGAGAAAAAGTAAAATTTAAATGGGTTGATGGTAATAATAAAGATACCGAGTATTTTTTTGAACTGCACATCCTTGTAGATGAGTTAACTAAAGATGTTTCTTTAATGGTAGTTGATTTTGCTGATAAAGACGAGGTTGATGAAGCGTCATTATTATGGGAAAATCAAATTTCAGATCTTAAACATCTAATTGGATCGGTATAG
- a CDS encoding aminotransferase class IV, giving the protein MINFNGIIVSQDTNVLIQNRAFLFGDAVFETVKIVNSKILFLEDHYFRLMASMRVVRMEIPMNFTMEYFEEQILSLASTNSVLNSSRARITVYRNDGGFYLPQTNEISFLIHTTSIESALYSFEKTNYEVDLYKDFYVTKQLLSSIKTTNRMLNTTASIYAHENGLDNCLLLNDTKNVVEAIQGNLFMVVGDKLITPPVSEGCLNGVMRKQILELAKKITGLVVVEEVISPFELQKADELFITNVIKGIQPITKYRKKDFVVNHSKVLLQKLNEIVSST; this is encoded by the coding sequence ATGATTAATTTTAATGGAATTATTGTGTCCCAAGATACAAATGTGTTGATACAGAATCGTGCTTTTTTATTTGGCGATGCCGTTTTTGAAACAGTTAAAATAGTAAATTCTAAAATTCTATTTCTAGAAGATCATTATTTTAGGCTTATGGCTTCTATGCGGGTGGTAAGAATGGAGATTCCTATGAATTTCACTATGGAGTATTTTGAAGAACAAATACTTTCTTTAGCAAGTACTAATTCAGTATTAAATTCATCACGTGCAAGAATTACCGTTTATAGAAATGATGGTGGTTTTTATCTGCCACAAACCAATGAAATTTCATTTTTGATTCATACTACTTCCATTGAAAGCGCTTTGTATTCATTCGAAAAGACGAATTATGAAGTCGATTTATACAAAGATTTTTATGTGACTAAGCAATTGTTATCTTCTATAAAAACCACAAATCGCATGCTAAATACAACTGCAAGTATTTATGCTCACGAAAACGGGTTGGACAATTGCTTGTTATTAAACGATACGAAGAATGTTGTTGAAGCAATTCAGGGTAATCTTTTTATGGTTGTAGGGGACAAACTAATCACACCTCCAGTGTCAGAAGGTTGTTTGAATGGTGTTATGAGAAAGCAAATCTTAGAATTAGCTAAAAAAATTACAGGTTTAGTAGTTGTTGAAGAAGTTATTTCTCCATTTGAACTGCAAAAAGCCGATGAATTGTTTATTACTAATGTTATCAAGGGAATACAACCAATAACTAAATACCGAAAGAAAGACTTTGTTGTAAACCATTCAAAGGTATTACTGCAAAAGTTAAATGAGATTGTAAGTAGTACTTAG
- a CDS encoding DUF493 family protein has product MDKKTEEFYDRLKVELDMSNTWPALYLFKFIVPTENDNVERVEFAFDCMGAVIKTTKSKTGKFTSISVDVQVKDSQEIIDKYLEVSTIKGIVSL; this is encoded by the coding sequence ATGGATAAGAAGACCGAAGAATTTTATGATAGATTAAAAGTAGAGTTGGACATGAGTAATACTTGGCCCGCTTTGTACTTATTTAAATTTATTGTTCCAACTGAAAATGACAATGTTGAACGTGTAGAATTTGCTTTTGATTGCATGGGAGCGGTTATTAAAACGACAAAATCAAAAACAGGTAAATTTACCAGTATATCAGTTGATGTTCAGGTTAAAGATTCTCAAGAAATTATTGATAAATACCTAGAAGTCTCTACTATTAAAGGTATCGTTTCATTATAA